The genome window ATTTTCCGAAGATAACTTTCATAAAACAAAAAAGCCTTTCCGTTTGGAATCTCGGCTTAGCCGAGACTCAAAAAGTGTCTTTTTTAATGAAGCTGATTGTTCGTCAAATATCGGAACGGAAATAAAACTAGCTCTAGCTCTTAAAAGAAAGGTGACTCTAGGATTGTTAGTTAAGCTATATGGAGATTAATTAATCATTTTCCGAAGATAACTTTCATAAAACAAAAAAGCCTCTCCGTTTGGAAAAGCTTCTCAAAAAGTGTCTTTGACACCTTCAAAATCCTCAAGTATTTCTGAGGACACACAACTTGAATTGCATCTCGTTAATCGAGATTGCGGTCTGGACGAGACTCGAACTCGCGACCTCCTGCGTGACAGGCAGGCATTCTAACCAACTGAACTACCAGACCGTGTTCCTATAGAACGATGCTATCACATTTCTGCGTTAGCGGATGCAAATATACTTTTCATTTATGAATAGGCAAGTCTTTTTTATCTTTTTTTTTTCAAAAAATAAAATTCGTTTTCCAGCAGCAAATTTAGAAATTACCTAGCTTCTAAAAATCAGTCATTAAGGTATTTTTGTTTGTTTTTGTTTTGTTTAAATTTTAAGCTGTTGATAATACTTGGTTGTAATAATAGATGCAACGGGCCTAGTATTTATCTTTGAAAGATGATAAAACTTTTTGCTACAGACATAGATGGGACTTTATTGGATAAAAACAGATTTTTATCTGATCGTACCTGCCATGAATTGGAAAAACTTCTTGTTCCTAAAATTCTAATATCTGCTAGAATGCCACAAGCAATGTATTATTTGCAGGAAGCATTAGACATCGTTAATTCTCCATTGATCTGTTATAACGGTGCATTAGTACTGCACGGTTCTGATATTTTACACGAATTGAGTATTCCTTTTGAAGAGATTAAAAAGTTGACCGAAATAGGGCAGGAACACGATCTGCATGTGGCGCTATACCGCAATCAGGAGTGGTTTGTTCCTGTTATGGATCAGTGGGCAAAGCGGGAGGTGAACAATACCAGAGTAACTCCTACGGTGCAAGATACTTCCGTTA of Nonlabens sp. Ci31 contains these proteins:
- a CDS encoding HAD family hydrolase yields the protein MIKLFATDIDGTLLDKNRFLSDRTCHELEKLLVPKILISARMPQAMYYLQEALDIVNSPLICYNGALVLHGSDILHELSIPFEEIKKLTEIGQEHDLHVALYRNQEWFVPVMDQWAKREVNNTRVTPTVQDTSVTLNYFKQTQDQGGAHKIMFMGDEVNMNVAFAKAEQLLGPKVHLYRSKSTYTEVTPSGTSKEVALRKLLELRYPEVDMKNVVAFGDNYNDTDMLAAVGYGVAVENAREVVKKAARFITSHHKEDGVALWLEQNA